The Skermanella rosea sequence CCCTCGTGGCGCACGCCCAGGCTCATGTTGATCACGTCGGCGCCCTGGTCCACCGCCCATTTGACGGCGCTGTTGATGTTGTCCAGCAGCCACGCGCCGAACCGCTTGCCCGCCCCGTCGAGGATGTCCACGAAGTCGCGGCCGGGGCGGAGCGAATCCGCCAGCTCGGGATGGGCGAGGTCGATCCCGGTGTCGAGCACGGCGACCAGCACCCGTTTGTCGCCGCGCGTATAGTCCGACGCCTCGTCGAGCCCGATGGCGGCCCGGCCGGTGCGGTCGTCGCCGGACAGCGCCGACGCCCGGGGCAGCTCCGACCGGGCGATCAGGCCTGGGCGGACCTGCTCGACCACCGGCAGCAGGGAGATGTCCTCGACGAGGCCGGGCGGGATTTCCCGGTTGTCCTGGAGGATCAGGCGGTAGACGCGGTTGAGGCCGCTCTCCAGCTCCTGCGCCGTCCACCGGCCCGAGGGATCCCGAGGCCGGTATTCCGCCGTGACCCAGACGCCGACGCGGTGACGGTCGAGCACCCGGTCCACGTCGGGATGGAGCCTGCCGCCGACGTCCGACTTGTCCCGGACCGCATCGCTCCAGGCCGGCGCGGTCGCCGTCGCGGAC is a genomic window containing:
- a CDS encoding S8 family peptidase yields the protein MKPHLIIRLAPRAASATATAPAWSDAVRDKSDVGGRLHPDVDRVLDRHRVGVWVTAEYRPRDPSGRWTAQELESGLNRVYRLILQDNREIPPGLVEDISLLPVVEQVRPGLIARSELPRASALSGDDRTGRAAIGLDEASDYTRGDKRVLVAVLDTGIDLAHPELADSLRPGRDFVDILDGAGKRFGAWLLDNINSAVKWAVDQGADVINMSLGVRHEGGGLPHREVVDYARRNGVTIVAASGNDGRRELYYPGALPHVIAVGAADNRGRVSSARSSWPTSTWPRSRPRTPRRSWSARPTRIPTQRSCSTMSAAPRSPARSC